The following coding sequences lie in one Bacteroides helcogenes P 36-108 genomic window:
- a CDS encoding rhamnulokinase, whose product MGTYLAIDLGGGSGRVMAGSIYQGVLTLEEVYRFPNRQVHMGNHVYWDFLFLFEEMKNGLRQAVLKGYSIKSIGIDTWGVDFGLIDKDGNLLGNPVCYRDVRTDGLPEELFDASALSEHYAEAGIQVMAINTLFQLYSMKKSGDVQLKVADRLLFIPDLLSYYLTGVANNEYSIASTSELLNARTCDWNYNLIDKLDLPRHLFGEIVMPGTIRGELKPGIREELGLSEEVDVIAVGSHDTASAIFAVPATDSKHKAFLSSGTWSLLGVEVQQPILSEKARRAGFTNEGGVGGKICFLQNITGLWMLQRLIAQWKERGEETDYEFLVTAAEQTDITSVIDVDDKVFQNPADMENAIATYCCKHGCQIPVSQGEYVRCVLQSLAQRYKRSIEQMNNLLPTPVEQLHIVGGGCRNRLLNRLTSETLGIPVYAGPAEATAIGNILVQALAKGEIKDRSEIKEIIQKE is encoded by the coding sequence ATGGGTACTTATTTAGCTATAGACCTTGGTGGTGGAAGCGGTCGGGTGATGGCCGGTTCCATCTATCAAGGAGTTCTGACACTGGAAGAAGTCTATCGTTTCCCTAACAGGCAGGTGCACATGGGAAATCATGTCTATTGGGATTTTTTATTTCTGTTTGAGGAAATGAAGAATGGACTTCGGCAAGCGGTCCTGAAAGGGTATTCTATTAAAAGTATCGGCATTGATACCTGGGGAGTAGATTTTGGCTTGATTGACAAGGATGGAAATTTGTTGGGAAACCCTGTTTGTTATCGTGATGTACGTACCGATGGGTTACCTGAGGAGCTTTTTGACGCTTCTGCTTTGTCCGAGCATTATGCCGAAGCAGGTATTCAAGTTATGGCCATTAATACACTTTTTCAACTTTACAGTATGAAGAAAAGTGGTGATGTGCAATTGAAGGTTGCTGACAGACTGTTATTTATACCTGATCTTTTGAGTTATTATCTTACTGGAGTTGCCAATAATGAGTATAGCATTGCTTCTACCTCAGAGTTGCTGAATGCTCGTACATGTGACTGGAACTATAATTTGATTGATAAATTGGATTTGCCTCGGCATCTTTTTGGTGAGATCGTGATGCCGGGAACTATACGTGGAGAATTGAAGCCGGGAATTCGGGAAGAATTGGGATTGTCGGAGGAAGTGGATGTGATTGCAGTAGGGTCGCATGATACAGCAAGCGCTATCTTTGCAGTTCCTGCAACGGACAGTAAACATAAAGCCTTTTTAAGTTCAGGTACATGGTCGTTGTTGGGCGTTGAAGTGCAGCAACCCATTCTTTCTGAAAAAGCACGAAGAGCAGGTTTTACAAATGAAGGTGGCGTAGGAGGTAAAATTTGTTTCTTACAGAATATTACTGGATTATGGATGTTACAGAGACTTATTGCTCAATGGAAGGAACGGGGAGAGGAAACCGATTATGAGTTTTTGGTTACTGCTGCCGAGCAAACGGACATAACTTCAGTGATAGATGTTGATGATAAAGTCTTCCAGAATCCGGCGGATATGGAAAACGCTATTGCAACTTATTGTTGTAAGCATGGTTGTCAGATACCTGTTTCGCAAGGAGAGTATGTGCGGTGTGTGTTGCAGTCGTTGGCACAGCGATATAAACGTAGTATTGAACAAATGAACAATTTACTTCCTACCCCGGTAGAGCAATTGCATATTGTAGGAGGAGGATGTCGTAATCGGTTGCTTAACCGCCTTACCTCTGAAACACTGGGTATTCCGGTATATGCCGGACCGGCAGAAGCTACCGCAATAGGTAACATTCTTGTGCAGGCATTGGCCAAAGGTGAGATAAAAGACAGGAGTGAAATAAAAGAAATCATTCAAAAAGAATAG
- a CDS encoding class II aldolase/adducin family protein: MIMDLHIEEFLRQAHRVGDADLTVCSSGNISWRVGEDVLLSGTGSWVPSLPKEKVAVCKLATGEVLNGVKPSMESGFHMGVMRERPDVNVVLHFQSRYATAVACMKETPINFNVTAEIPCHVGREIPVIPYYRPGSPELAAAVIEAMKGHNSVLLLKHGQVVCGKDFDQAFERAMFFEMACRIIVLSGGDYTVLTSEEIDDLDTYILGKKTH; the protein is encoded by the coding sequence ATGATAATGGATTTACATATTGAAGAGTTTTTGAGGCAGGCTCACAGAGTGGGGGATGCTGACCTTACTGTCTGTAGTAGCGGTAATATTTCTTGGCGTGTTGGCGAGGATGTATTGCTATCAGGTACAGGATCATGGGTCCCTTCCTTGCCGAAAGAGAAAGTCGCTGTTTGTAAGTTGGCTACTGGAGAGGTGTTGAATGGTGTGAAGCCTTCCATGGAGAGTGGTTTTCATATGGGTGTGATGAGAGAGCGTCCTGACGTGAATGTAGTGCTACACTTTCAGTCTCGCTACGCTACAGCCGTGGCTTGTATGAAAGAAACACCCATAAACTTCAATGTTACCGCTGAAATTCCATGCCATGTGGGGCGTGAAATTCCGGTGATTCCTTACTATCGTCCTGGATCACCCGAATTGGCTGCTGCCGTAATCGAAGCCATGAAAGGGCATAACTCGGTTTTACTGTTGAAACATGGACAAGTGGTATGTGGAAAAGATTTTGACCAAGCCTTTGAGCGCGCTATGTTTTTTGAGATGGCTTGTCGTATCATTGTGCTTTCCGGAGGTGACTATACTGTACTTACTTCGGAAGAAATCGATGACTTGGATACATATATATTAGGTAAAAAAACACATTGA
- the fucO gene encoding lactaldehyde reductase: protein MVNRFILNEVSYFGPGAREVLPKEIARLGLHKAFVATDKDLIKFGVADKVLTVLRDADIPYEVFSEIKPNPTVGNVNAGVKAFAASGADFIIAIGGGSSMDTAKAVGIITNNPEFSDVVSLEGVADTKRKSVPIIALPTTAGTAAEVTINYVITDEANEKKMVCVDPNDIPVVAIVDAELMYTLPKSLTASTGLDALTHAIEGLITKGAWEMSDMFEIKAIEMISRYLETAVNEPSNAEARNGMAVAQYIAGMAFSNVGLGLVHGMAHPLGAIFDVPHGVANALLLPIVMEFNAPMVLDKYVDIAKAMNVYRPGMSKEEAAKAAVDTVKALAVRVGIPQHLSELGIKPEDLERLTTAAFADVCTPGNPREVNKELILELYKKAL, encoded by the coding sequence ATGGTCAATAGATTTATTTTAAACGAAGTATCCTATTTCGGGCCAGGAGCGCGTGAAGTTCTTCCAAAGGAAATTGCTCGTTTGGGGTTACATAAGGCTTTTGTTGCCACTGATAAAGACCTCATTAAGTTTGGAGTGGCTGACAAAGTGCTGACTGTGTTGAGGGACGCCGATATTCCCTATGAGGTATTCAGTGAAATAAAACCTAATCCTACGGTAGGAAATGTTAATGCGGGAGTTAAAGCTTTTGCTGCATCTGGGGCGGACTTCATCATTGCTATTGGTGGAGGTTCTTCAATGGATACGGCAAAAGCTGTCGGAATCATCACTAATAATCCGGAATTCAGCGATGTAGTTTCATTGGAGGGTGTGGCCGATACAAAGAGGAAATCAGTGCCTATCATTGCTCTTCCTACGACGGCAGGAACAGCGGCTGAGGTTACGATCAATTATGTGATTACCGATGAAGCGAACGAGAAGAAAATGGTTTGTGTTGATCCTAATGATATTCCGGTAGTAGCTATTGTTGATGCTGAATTGATGTACACTTTGCCCAAAAGCTTGACGGCATCTACCGGTCTTGATGCTTTGACTCATGCTATCGAAGGTTTGATAACCAAAGGTGCTTGGGAAATGAGTGATATGTTTGAGATTAAGGCTATTGAAATGATCAGCCGCTATTTGGAAACTGCCGTCAACGAACCGTCAAATGCAGAAGCTCGAAATGGTATGGCTGTGGCTCAATATATTGCAGGAATGGCTTTTTCTAATGTTGGTTTAGGGTTGGTGCATGGTATGGCTCATCCTTTAGGGGCCATTTTCGATGTTCCTCATGGTGTGGCTAATGCTTTGTTACTGCCTATTGTGATGGAATTCAATGCGCCTATGGTACTTGACAAATATGTGGATATTGCAAAAGCGATGAATGTTTATAGACCAGGCATGAGTAAGGAAGAAGCGGCAAAGGCTGCTGTTGATACCGTTAAAGCATTGGCTGTCCGTGTGGGCATACCACAACACTTATCAGAACTTGGTATTAAGCCTGAAGACCTTGAACGCTTGACCACCGCCGCTTTTGCCGATGTGTGTACACCTGGTAATCCGCGCGAAGTGAATAAAGAATTGATTCTTGAACTTTATAAGAAAGCATTATGA
- the fucI gene encoding L-fucose isomerase yields the protein MKKYPKIGIRPTIDGRQGGVRESLEEKTMGLAKAVADLISSNLKNGDGSPVECVIADSTIGRVAESAACAEKFEREGVGATISVTSCWCYGSETMDMNPYWPKAVWGFNGTERPGAVYLAAVLAAHAQKGLPAYGIYGHDVQDLSDNTIPVDVAEKILRFARAAMAMATMRGKSYLSFGSVAMGIAGSIVNPDFFQEYLGMRNESVDETEILRRMDEGIYDHEEFEKAMAWTEKYCKSNEGEDFNSVAKVKDRAGKDKDWEFVVKMTIIMRDLMIGNPKLREMGFKEEALGHNAIAAGFQGQRQWTDWKPNGDFSEALLNTSFDWNGIREAFVVATENDALNGVSMLFAHLLTHRAQIFSDVRTYWSPEAVKRVTGMELTGDAKNGIIHLINSGATTLDGSGQSLDAEGKPVMKQAWEMTEKDVEACLKATTWYPANRDYFRGGGYSSNFLSKGGMPVTMIRTNLVKGLGPVLQIAEGWTVDIDPTIHKVLNERTDRTWPTTWFTPRLDPKKDAFKDVYSVMNNWGANHGAISYGHIGADLITLASMLRIPVCMHNVEDKDIFRPAAWNAFGMNKEGADYRACATYGPVYK from the coding sequence ATGAAAAAGTATCCGAAAATTGGGATTCGTCCTACTATTGATGGTCGTCAGGGCGGTGTCCGCGAAAGTCTTGAAGAAAAAACAATGGGATTGGCTAAAGCTGTAGCCGATTTAATATCTTCTAATTTAAAGAATGGTGATGGCTCGCCAGTGGAGTGTGTTATTGCTGATTCTACTATTGGACGTGTGGCGGAAAGTGCTGCTTGTGCTGAGAAGTTTGAACGTGAAGGTGTGGGAGCTACCATTTCTGTAACTTCTTGTTGGTGTTACGGTTCAGAAACAATGGATATGAATCCGTATTGGCCGAAAGCTGTATGGGGATTTAATGGGACAGAACGTCCAGGAGCTGTTTATTTGGCCGCAGTGTTGGCTGCCCATGCTCAGAAAGGCCTTCCTGCTTATGGTATTTATGGACATGATGTCCAAGATCTTTCAGACAATACCATTCCGGTGGATGTGGCCGAAAAAATTCTGCGTTTTGCGCGTGCTGCCATGGCAATGGCTACGATGAGAGGGAAAAGCTATCTAAGCTTCGGTAGTGTGGCTATGGGCATAGCCGGTTCAATCGTTAACCCGGATTTCTTTCAGGAATATCTCGGCATGAGGAATGAAAGTGTAGATGAAACTGAAATCTTGCGCCGTATGGATGAAGGTATTTATGATCATGAAGAATTTGAAAAGGCCATGGCTTGGACTGAAAAATATTGTAAGTCCAACGAAGGAGAAGATTTTAATTCGGTTGCCAAAGTAAAGGACAGAGCCGGCAAAGATAAAGATTGGGAGTTTGTAGTGAAGATGACTATCATTATGCGTGACTTGATGATTGGAAATCCGAAACTACGCGAGATGGGATTTAAGGAAGAAGCTTTGGGACATAATGCCATTGCTGCCGGATTCCAGGGACAGCGCCAATGGACGGATTGGAAGCCGAACGGAGATTTCTCTGAAGCTTTACTTAATACATCATTTGACTGGAATGGCATTCGTGAGGCTTTTGTCGTAGCTACGGAGAATGATGCTTTGAACGGAGTTTCCATGTTGTTTGCTCATTTGCTGACCCATCGTGCTCAAATATTCAGTGATGTTCGTACATATTGGAGTCCGGAGGCAGTGAAGCGTGTCACCGGTATGGAGTTGACCGGCGATGCTAAAAATGGTATCATTCATCTTATCAATTCAGGAGCTACTACTCTCGATGGTTCCGGACAAAGTCTTGACGCAGAAGGAAAACCTGTGATGAAGCAAGCTTGGGAGATGACTGAAAAAGATGTGGAAGCTTGTCTGAAAGCTACTACATGGTATCCTGCCAATCGTGATTATTTCCGTGGAGGAGGATACTCCAGTAATTTCCTGTCTAAAGGTGGAATGCCTGTTACGATGATTCGTACTAATTTAGTGAAAGGACTTGGCCCGGTGCTTCAGATAGCTGAAGGATGGACGGTTGATATTGATCCGACAATTCATAAAGTGTTGAATGAACGTACAGACCGTACTTGGCCCACTACATGGTTTACTCCACGCCTGGATCCGAAAAAAGATGCTTTCAAAGATGTATATAGCGTGATGAATAACTGGGGAGCCAATCATGGAGCTATCAGTTATGGACACATTGGCGCTGATTTGATAACATTGGCTTCCATGCTTCGTATTCCTGTTTGCATGCATAATGTAGAGGATAAGGATATTTTCCGTCCGGCTGCTTGGAATGCGTTTGGTATGAATAAAGAAGGTGCTGATTATAGGGCTTGTGCCACTTATGGACCTGTTTATAAATGA
- a CDS encoding GntR family transcriptional regulator: MKVIFGQQMTKVKQLADLISSDISMGKYKMESALPSINQLSHEYKVSRDTVFKAFIDLKERGIIDSTPGKGYFVANRQKNILLLLDEYSPFKDRLYNSFVKRLSTKYKVDLWFHQYNEALFNTILRESIGKYNKYVVMNFDNEKFSPYLYKIDSSRLLLLDFGRFDKKEFSYICQDFGESFYQAMVQLSERLQRYHKIVLYFTKESKHPKDTCRYFEQYCTDYHLNYDIVENMDELDVHYSVVYIAIRQVDVVEIIKKSRNAGLVCGMDFGLIAYNDTPAYEVIDKGITVMSIDWNKMGTMTADFILTGKSVQIYLPTEVHLRGSL, translated from the coding sequence ATGAAAGTGATTTTTGGACAACAGATGACAAAGGTTAAGCAATTGGCCGACCTGATAAGCAGTGATATCTCAATGGGTAAATATAAGATGGAAAGCGCTTTGCCTTCCATAAATCAGTTAAGTCATGAGTACAAAGTGTCCAGAGATACAGTATTTAAAGCTTTTATTGATTTGAAAGAACGTGGAATAATTGATTCTACTCCCGGCAAAGGTTATTTTGTGGCTAATAGGCAGAAAAATATTTTATTACTACTTGATGAATATTCTCCTTTCAAAGATAGGCTTTATAATAGTTTTGTAAAGCGTCTTTCAACTAAGTATAAAGTTGATCTTTGGTTTCATCAGTACAATGAGGCATTATTTAACACTATACTTCGTGAATCTATAGGTAAATATAACAAGTATGTGGTGATGAACTTTGATAATGAAAAGTTTTCTCCTTATTTGTATAAAATAGATTCATCTCGTCTGTTGCTGCTTGATTTTGGAAGATTTGACAAGAAGGAATTTTCTTATATCTGTCAAGATTTTGGCGAATCTTTTTATCAGGCAATGGTCCAATTGTCTGAGAGATTGCAGCGTTATCATAAGATTGTACTGTATTTTACAAAAGAGAGTAAGCATCCCAAAGATACTTGCAGGTATTTTGAACAATATTGCACAGACTATCATCTGAATTATGACATTGTAGAAAATATGGATGAATTGGATGTACATTACAGTGTAGTTTACATTGCCATTCGCCAAGTGGATGTAGTAGAAATCATTAAGAAAAGCCGTAATGCCGGACTTGTTTGTGGTATGGATTTTGGATTGATAGCCTACAATGATACACCGGCTTATGAGGTGATTGACAAGGGTATAACAGTTATGAGCATTGATTGGAATAAAATGGGTACAATGACTGCCGATTTTATTCTTACGGGTAAATCTGTACAAATTTACTTGCCGACAGAAGTTCATTTAAGAGGTTCTCTATAA
- a CDS encoding HAMP domain-containing histidine kinase yields the protein MREAIFQRFEKLDSFKSGMGLGLNIYKQIALLMYGSVSLDTEYVGEVRFLFKFPVKI from the coding sequence ATGCGTGAGGCGATTTTTCAACGTTTTGAGAAATTAGACAGTTTTAAGTCGGGAATGGGATTGGGATTGAATATCTATAAGCAAATAGCTCTCTTGATGTACGGAAGCGTATCGCTTGATACAGAGTATGTGGGCGAGGTTCGTTTTTTGTTTAAATTTCCGGTGAAGATATAA
- a CDS encoding sensor histidine kinase: MAENTKLETHAKEFRMIFALILLAILSLFSVIYAIVRRRTIRRLRVEQDAAEEARKKAEQADRLKSAFLQNMSHEIRTPLNAIVRFTDIFSSDSVNMFSEVERSNFQRITRENASYLLALINDVLDLAKLESGNYTLKNEYVEINGLCHTVVSSVQSCVAFGVSLTFEPSPVYGQLVIRTDE, translated from the coding sequence ATGGCTGAAAACACGAAATTGGAAACACATGCTAAAGAATTCAGGATGATTTTTGCACTTATTCTGTTGGCAATCCTGTCTTTATTTTCGGTGATTTATGCCATTGTGCGTCGCCGGACTATCAGGCGGTTACGTGTCGAACAAGATGCTGCGGAGGAAGCGCGAAAGAAGGCTGAACAGGCCGATCGTCTAAAATCAGCGTTTCTTCAAAATATGAGTCATGAAATTCGGACACCTCTTAATGCAATAGTGAGATTCACGGATATATTCAGCAGTGATAGTGTGAATATGTTTTCAGAGGTAGAGAGAAGTAATTTTCAGAGAATTACCCGTGAAAATGCTTCTTATTTGCTTGCTTTAATCAATGATGTCTTGGATTTGGCTAAGTTGGAAAGTGGAAACTATACACTGAAGAATGAATATGTAGAGATAAATGGATTATGTCATACGGTTGTTTCTTCTGTACAGTCTTGCGTTGCATTTGGTGTGTCGCTGACTTTTGAACCTTCACCTGTTTATGGACAGTTGGTAATTCGTACCGATGAGTAA
- a CDS encoding TlpA disulfide reductase family protein, translating into MKKILLLTMVVAFAACNKTVQNNYVIAGTAEGSNDGDTIYLAIPTRTRIDTTTITDGKFKFKGVVDSITYGYLMLGSSEDELEMSAIVLVEKGNITVQMRQKGSRVSGTENNDKLYAITDKLNPLKMKIREASQKLIENKSNVDEKTILAIMQPLTDEYNAAFEKAINENKNSIIEDMIKAIYGKENSVDYPTTIKESRKRKIEQQNTAIGKMFADFTIENGTLDGKKVSLSNYVGKGKYILVDFWASWCGPCRAEIPNIKKAYEKYKGKNFDVLSVAVWDERNATLKAIKEEKLQWNQIIDGGDIPTEIYGIEGIPTIILFAPDGTVAARDIRGEEISQTLMDILEKQPKK; encoded by the coding sequence ATGAAGAAAATTTTATTATTAACAATGGTAGTGGCATTCGCTGCATGCAATAAGACAGTACAGAATAATTATGTGATTGCAGGAACAGCAGAAGGTAGTAATGACGGAGATACAATTTATTTAGCCATCCCGACAAGAACGCGTATTGATACGACAACTATTACTGATGGAAAATTTAAATTTAAAGGTGTTGTCGATTCCATCACTTACGGTTATCTGATGCTCGGATCTTCCGAAGATGAGTTGGAAATGAGTGCAATAGTATTAGTGGAAAAAGGCAATATTACAGTACAGATGAGGCAAAAAGGCAGCCGAGTATCCGGTACGGAAAATAATGATAAACTTTATGCCATTACCGACAAGCTGAACCCACTGAAGATGAAAATTCGTGAAGCATCACAAAAACTGATAGAAAACAAATCCAATGTCGATGAAAAAACAATATTGGCAATTATGCAACCACTCACAGATGAATATAATGCGGCATTTGAAAAAGCCATCAACGAAAATAAAAATTCTATCATAGAAGATATGATAAAAGCTATATATGGAAAGGAGAACTCCGTTGACTACCCAACAACAATAAAAGAAAGCCGTAAAAGAAAGATAGAGCAGCAGAATACAGCTATCGGTAAGATGTTTGCTGATTTTACAATTGAGAACGGTACATTAGATGGTAAGAAGGTTTCACTTAGTAATTATGTAGGCAAAGGCAAGTATATACTTGTTGACTTTTGGGCTTCATGGTGCGGTCCCTGCCGCGCAGAGATACCTAACATCAAGAAGGCTTACGAAAAGTACAAAGGCAAGAATTTCGATGTGTTAAGTGTAGCCGTTTGGGACGAACGCAATGCCACATTAAAAGCAATCAAAGAAGAAAAGCTGCAATGGAACCAGATAATCGACGGTGGAGATATACCGACTGAAATATATGGAATAGAGGGAATTCCGACAATTATACTTTTCGCTCCTGACGGTACAGTTGCTGCCCGTGATATTCGGGGCGAAGAAATTTCACAGACATTAATGGACATTCTTGAAAAACAACCAAAAAAATAA